The following proteins are co-located in the Polymorphospora rubra genome:
- a CDS encoding carbohydrate ABC transporter permease, which yields MSGPTTTVVDAKPAAPPRKVGDRPAKRASKWRRAVTGWAFATPFTALFLVFMALPVVASLAMSVTDLRSTDLRNPLAVNFVGLDNYTRLFGDELFVRSAANTLVFVVVGVPLTMVLALAAASALNSGLIRFRALFRVGFYLPVVTSIVAIAVVWRFLLDPEAGLVNNLLRLVGVDGPAWLGNTDTALPSLIVMAAWRNFGFLMVIFLAGLQGIPQHLYEAATLDGAGRWQQFRNVTVPLLRPTLLFGAVVTGIGFLQVFEEPFVMTQGGPLSSTLSVSYHIYNQFGFGNYGYAAAASYVLFVAIVALSVLQFRLLGERD from the coding sequence ATGTCCGGACCGACCACGACGGTCGTCGACGCGAAGCCCGCGGCGCCGCCGCGGAAGGTGGGTGACCGCCCGGCGAAACGTGCGTCGAAGTGGCGGCGGGCGGTCACCGGCTGGGCGTTCGCCACCCCGTTCACCGCGTTGTTCCTGGTCTTCATGGCGTTGCCGGTCGTCGCGTCGCTGGCGATGAGCGTGACCGACCTGCGCTCCACCGACCTGCGGAATCCGCTCGCGGTGAACTTCGTCGGCCTGGACAACTACACCCGGCTGTTCGGTGACGAACTGTTCGTCCGGTCCGCGGCGAACACGCTGGTCTTCGTGGTGGTCGGAGTGCCGCTGACCATGGTGCTGGCGCTGGCCGCGGCGAGCGCGCTGAACTCCGGGCTGATCCGGTTCCGGGCCCTGTTCCGGGTCGGTTTCTACCTGCCTGTGGTGACCAGCATCGTCGCCATCGCCGTGGTCTGGCGGTTCCTGCTCGACCCGGAGGCCGGCCTGGTGAACAACCTGCTGCGGCTGGTCGGCGTCGACGGGCCGGCCTGGCTCGGCAACACGGACACCGCGCTGCCGTCGCTGATCGTCATGGCGGCCTGGCGCAACTTCGGGTTCCTGATGGTGATCTTCCTCGCCGGGTTGCAGGGCATCCCGCAGCACCTGTACGAGGCGGCGACGCTGGACGGCGCCGGCCGGTGGCAGCAGTTCCGCAACGTCACCGTGCCGCTGCTGCGCCCGACCCTGCTGTTCGGCGCGGTGGTCACCGGCATCGGGTTCCTCCAGGTGTTCGAGGAGCCGTTCGTGATGACCCAGGGCGGGCCGCTGTCGTCGACGCTGTCGGTTTCGTACCACATCTACAACCAGTTCGGCTTCGGCAACTACGGCTACGCGGCGGCGGCCAGCTACGTGCTGTTCGTCGCGATCGTGGCGCTGTCGGTGCTGCAGTTCCGGCTGCTCGGCGAGAGGGACTGA
- a CDS encoding GH39 family glycosyl hydrolase, with translation MSVASAQASWSALMGAGGAQDREPGEMVEADLPAPTGVRAVGGRDQVTVSWDPVPDAIGYVVYRAGSAEGPFEVVDFGGGDVLAVPHGPFADTTDGRGGWYAVAALATVAASGPLSAPVRVGPGPADARVTVEVGSGTVPLHRVWRAMVGSEHLSHLLSEESTGGRVIGTDLSNALRRVHEELGVATVRAHGILCDDLAVVRAGAYDFTGVDRVYDAVLALGYRPVVELGFMPRELAHDPSRTVFTYAGIISPPADPDGWADLVRALVAHLVDRYGRDEVRDNWAFEVWNEANLSVFWSGTPDEYWRLYEVTARAVKEVDPGIAVGGPGSAAVGWIDGQLAVDAPVDFLSTHVYGTPPLDLRPLADGRPLLWTEWGVTPTHHHPINDTVFAAAFLLRGMRSAAGRVAALAPWVASDHFEELGRPERLLHGGFGLLTVGNLAKPKFWALKLAERLGEVERPVTLTGDGAGSLVEAWAGGSGVLVWNGTLDQSRMRGAAGLDRLVTVRFTGVAPGPHTVRVWRVDDRHGNIGARWAALGGGADWPDDEQWLALAAEDRLDEAEPAHTVTADADGTVSVEIKLPMPGIAYLELS, from the coding sequence GTGAGCGTGGCTTCCGCACAGGCCAGTTGGTCGGCCCTGATGGGGGCCGGCGGCGCCCAGGACCGGGAACCGGGCGAGATGGTCGAGGCCGACCTGCCGGCACCCACCGGGGTCCGGGCGGTCGGCGGGCGCGACCAGGTCACCGTGTCGTGGGATCCGGTGCCGGACGCCATCGGCTACGTGGTCTACCGCGCCGGCTCGGCCGAGGGGCCCTTCGAGGTGGTCGACTTCGGCGGCGGCGACGTCCTCGCGGTGCCGCACGGCCCGTTCGCCGACACCACCGACGGGCGGGGCGGCTGGTACGCCGTCGCCGCGCTGGCCACCGTCGCCGCCAGCGGGCCGCTGTCGGCCCCCGTCCGGGTCGGGCCGGGGCCGGCCGACGCCCGGGTGACCGTCGAGGTCGGCTCCGGCACGGTACCGCTGCACCGGGTGTGGCGGGCGATGGTCGGCTCGGAGCACCTCAGTCACCTGCTCAGCGAGGAGTCGACCGGTGGCCGGGTGATCGGCACCGACCTGTCGAACGCGCTGCGCCGGGTCCACGAGGAGTTGGGCGTGGCGACCGTACGCGCGCACGGCATCCTCTGCGACGACCTGGCCGTCGTCCGCGCCGGGGCGTACGACTTCACCGGCGTCGACCGGGTGTACGACGCCGTCCTGGCGCTCGGCTACCGGCCGGTGGTGGAGCTCGGGTTCATGCCCCGGGAACTGGCCCACGACCCGTCCCGGACGGTGTTCACGTACGCCGGGATCATCTCCCCGCCAGCGGATCCCGACGGCTGGGCCGACCTGGTCCGGGCCCTGGTCGCCCACCTCGTCGACCGGTACGGCCGGGACGAGGTCCGCGACAACTGGGCATTCGAGGTGTGGAACGAGGCGAACCTGTCGGTGTTCTGGTCCGGCACACCGGACGAGTACTGGCGGCTGTACGAGGTGACCGCCCGCGCGGTCAAGGAGGTCGACCCCGGCATCGCCGTCGGCGGGCCGGGCTCGGCGGCGGTCGGCTGGATCGACGGGCAACTCGCCGTGGACGCGCCGGTCGACTTCCTCTCCACCCACGTGTACGGCACCCCGCCGCTGGACCTGCGGCCACTGGCCGACGGGCGGCCGCTGCTGTGGACCGAGTGGGGCGTCACCCCGACGCACCACCACCCGATCAACGACACGGTGTTCGCGGCGGCGTTCCTGCTACGCGGGATGCGTTCGGCGGCCGGCCGGGTGGCGGCGCTCGCGCCCTGGGTCGCCTCCGACCACTTCGAGGAACTGGGCCGGCCGGAGCGGCTGCTGCACGGCGGGTTCGGGCTGCTCACCGTCGGCAACCTGGCCAAGCCGAAGTTCTGGGCGTTGAAACTGGCCGAGCGGCTGGGTGAGGTCGAGCGGCCGGTGACGCTGACCGGCGACGGCGCGGGCAGCCTGGTCGAGGCGTGGGCCGGCGGATCCGGGGTGCTGGTCTGGAACGGCACCCTCGACCAGTCCCGGATGCGCGGCGCGGCCGGACTCGACCGGCTGGTGACCGTACGGTTCACCGGGGTCGCGCCGGGCCCGCACACCGTACGGGTGTGGCGGGTCGACGACCGGCACGGCAACATCGGGGCCCGCTGGGCGGCGCTCGGCGGTGGTGCCGACTGGCCGGACGACGAGCAGTGGCTCGCCCTGGCCGCGGAGGACCGCCTGGACGAGGCCGAACCCGCCCATACGGTGACGGCCGACGCGGACGGCACGGTATCGGTGGAAATCAAGCTGCCGATGCCCGGCATCGCGTACCTCGAACTGTCCTGA
- a CDS encoding carbohydrate ABC transporter permease, with protein MTSAQLRGRDRTARISLYAVLVVGLLFVVGPFVWMALAAVKPEREIRAVPPTWLPETWTLDNFRELFTRLDFPTYFVNSTLVAVLVTVGNLMFCSLLGYALAKLNFPGRKALLLIVLGMLMVPGMVLFVPQFVLVSNLGLANSYAGLVLPYLAGPFGVFLMRQFLLSIPDDLIEAARVDGAGEWRIFWRVVLPLCRPALATLGILTFLSSWNNFLWPLVVATTEDKYTLPVALALYSIGENRTDYGLLLAGAVVVVLPVLVVFLVLQRHFMRGIATTGLK; from the coding sequence ATGACGAGCGCCCAACTGCGCGGCCGGGACCGGACGGCCCGGATCTCGCTGTACGCCGTACTCGTCGTGGGTCTGCTCTTCGTGGTCGGGCCGTTCGTCTGGATGGCGCTGGCGGCCGTGAAGCCGGAGCGGGAGATCCGGGCGGTGCCGCCGACCTGGCTACCGGAAACCTGGACCCTGGACAACTTCCGGGAGCTGTTCACCCGGCTCGACTTCCCCACCTACTTCGTCAACTCGACCCTGGTGGCGGTGCTGGTCACCGTCGGGAACCTGATGTTCTGCTCGCTGCTCGGCTACGCCCTGGCGAAGCTGAACTTCCCGGGCCGCAAGGCACTGTTGCTGATCGTGCTCGGCATGCTGATGGTGCCCGGCATGGTGTTGTTCGTGCCGCAGTTCGTGCTGGTCAGCAACCTGGGGTTGGCCAACTCGTACGCCGGGCTGGTCCTGCCCTATCTGGCCGGACCGTTCGGGGTGTTCCTGATGCGGCAGTTCCTGCTGTCCATCCCGGACGACCTGATCGAGGCGGCCCGGGTCGACGGGGCCGGCGAGTGGCGGATCTTCTGGCGGGTGGTGCTGCCGCTGTGCCGGCCGGCCCTGGCCACGCTCGGCATCCTGACGTTCCTGTCGAGCTGGAACAACTTCCTGTGGCCGCTGGTCGTGGCCACCACCGAGGACAAATACACGCTGCCGGTCGCGCTCGCGCTCTACAGCATCGGGGAGAACCGCACCGACTACGGCCTGCTGCTGGCCGGCGCGGTCGTGGTGGTGCTGCCGGTCCTCGTCGTCTTCCTGGTCCTGCAACGGCACTTCATGCGCGGGATCGCCACCACCGGACTCAAGTAG
- a CDS encoding NAD-dependent epimerase/dehydratase family protein, with protein MRLLVLGGTAFVGRAVVAEALTRGWDVTVLSRGVSGPPPAGVRALTGDRTDPADLRQLAGERWDLVVDTWRDDPAAVRASAGLLAGSAGRYLYVSSLSVYRWPASPGFDEDAPLVPYPQPVDGDDFDAYAMAKAGGERAVLDAFGKRGLLARTGLILGPYEYVGRLPWWLLRMARGGQLLAPGPADRGLQYVDSRDLAGWLLSAGERGLSGPYNVLSGVGHTTMGGLLDACRTATGGDAELTWVDEAFLLDHGVRAWSELPIWLPAGDRLAASYEVDSSRAFATGLLDCRPVGATVEDTWRWLGTLAPDRIDVEAGQRKPWLTAEREAALLAAWRA; from the coding sequence ATGCGCCTGCTCGTGCTCGGTGGTACGGCCTTCGTCGGCCGGGCGGTGGTGGCGGAGGCGCTGACCCGGGGCTGGGACGTCACCGTGCTGAGCCGTGGCGTCAGCGGGCCGCCGCCGGCCGGGGTACGCGCGTTGACCGGCGACCGGACCGACCCGGCCGACCTGCGGCAGCTGGCCGGCGAACGGTGGGACCTCGTCGTCGACACCTGGCGCGACGATCCGGCCGCGGTCCGGGCCAGCGCCGGACTGCTGGCCGGATCGGCCGGGCGCTACCTGTACGTGTCCAGCCTGTCGGTGTACCGCTGGCCGGCCTCCCCCGGCTTCGACGAGGACGCACCGCTGGTCCCGTACCCGCAGCCGGTCGACGGCGACGACTTCGACGCGTACGCGATGGCGAAGGCCGGGGGTGAGCGGGCGGTCCTGGACGCCTTCGGGAAACGGGGTCTGCTGGCCCGCACCGGCCTGATCCTCGGGCCGTACGAGTACGTCGGCCGACTGCCGTGGTGGCTGCTGCGGATGGCCCGGGGCGGTCAGCTGCTGGCGCCGGGGCCGGCCGACCGGGGCCTGCAGTACGTCGACTCCCGTGACCTGGCCGGGTGGCTGCTGTCGGCCGGGGAGCGGGGGCTGTCCGGGCCGTACAACGTGCTGTCCGGGGTCGGGCACACGACCATGGGCGGCCTGCTCGACGCCTGCCGTACGGCGACCGGTGGCGACGCCGAGCTGACCTGGGTCGACGAGGCGTTCCTGCTCGACCACGGGGTACGGGCGTGGAGCGAGCTGCCGATCTGGCTGCCGGCGGGCGACCGGTTGGCGGCCAGCTACGAGGTCGACTCGTCGCGGGCGTTCGCGACCGGGCTGCTCGACTGCCGCCCGGTCGGGGCGACGGTCGAGGACACCTGGCGCTGGTTGGGCACGCTCGCCCCGGACCGGATCGACGTCGAGGCCGGCCAGCGCAAGCCGTGGCTGACGGCGGAGCGGGAGGCGGCACTGCTGGCCGCCTGGCGGGCCTGA
- a CDS encoding asparagine synthase-related protein, with protein sequence MTQLAGYVDLHPEQRPARRLRELVGTAGSVPVEGDGWLVAGLPPSAPVAGLPARDPLPGDDAPVLVVAGAANRGLLVGRLFHLDGDLSRRSTEPVPLDWLDHDGALPRRRWGRYVGAAVRPDGTLLLVRDPIGHLPCFHVPYQGGLVFATRMALLVDLLGECPAPDWDRLGTFVVQGPGPTTRTAWQGVSQLPPGTRLRRTGRETSREPLWSAAAVAAGGGADPDPDALRETLRACTRAWVGSAPVVALDLSGGLDSSAVAWAVHADLRADQTFQPRYVSFPAGASLDERPLAGAVTQRLGSELLVVDGADLLPLTPPKGELPRADAPQLQFTEARLNELLAEQAGPAAEALGGGGGDQVFVLKGGGDHLADHLRRRGALGLVEAWRESRHGLTPFPQLLATAGRELRRGRRREPALTGHDFDFPRPAWLSPPDPGSPLDLPAGAAELSAVRAGQILGIAYWGDAVDREHRNPHRPSVYPLLSQPVVEFALRTSVPALVDHTGDRLPLRRAVRGLLPGSATDAAVKGSYAGMYQLALRHNAAVARELIMDGRCAEQGLVEREAALADLRATGRGFVRGPNWPLYNLLAVELWCRAWRP encoded by the coding sequence GTGACGCAGCTCGCCGGATACGTCGACCTGCACCCCGAGCAGCGGCCCGCCCGCCGGCTGCGCGAGCTGGTCGGCACGGCGGGATCGGTGCCGGTGGAGGGCGACGGCTGGCTGGTCGCCGGCCTGCCGCCGTCCGCCCCCGTGGCCGGCCTACCGGCGCGTGACCCGCTGCCCGGCGACGACGCGCCGGTACTCGTGGTCGCCGGTGCGGCGAACCGGGGGCTGCTCGTCGGCCGGCTCTTCCACCTCGACGGCGACCTGTCGCGGCGGTCCACCGAACCGGTCCCGCTCGACTGGCTGGACCACGACGGGGCGCTGCCCCGGCGCCGCTGGGGCCGGTACGTCGGCGCGGCCGTCCGGCCCGACGGCACCCTGCTGCTGGTCCGGGACCCGATCGGGCACCTGCCCTGCTTCCACGTGCCGTACCAGGGTGGGCTGGTCTTCGCGACCCGGATGGCGCTGCTGGTCGACCTGCTCGGCGAGTGCCCGGCCCCCGACTGGGACCGCCTCGGCACGTTCGTGGTGCAGGGCCCCGGACCGACCACCCGCACGGCGTGGCAGGGGGTGTCGCAACTGCCGCCGGGCACGCGGCTGCGCCGTACCGGTCGGGAGACCAGCCGGGAACCGCTGTGGAGTGCCGCCGCGGTCGCGGCGGGCGGCGGCGCCGACCCGGATCCGGACGCGTTGCGCGAGACACTGCGGGCCTGCACCCGGGCCTGGGTCGGATCGGCCCCGGTGGTGGCCCTCGACCTCTCCGGCGGGCTCGACTCGTCCGCGGTCGCCTGGGCGGTCCACGCCGACCTGCGCGCCGATCAGACCTTCCAGCCCAGGTACGTCTCCTTTCCGGCCGGCGCGTCGCTGGACGAACGGCCGCTCGCCGGCGCGGTGACCCAGCGGCTGGGCAGCGAACTGCTGGTGGTCGACGGCGCCGACCTGCTGCCGCTCACGCCGCCGAAAGGCGAGCTGCCCCGGGCCGACGCGCCGCAGTTGCAGTTCACCGAGGCCCGACTCAACGAACTCCTCGCCGAACAGGCCGGCCCGGCGGCCGAGGCGCTCGGTGGTGGCGGCGGCGACCAGGTCTTCGTGCTCAAGGGCGGCGGCGACCACCTCGCCGACCATCTGCGGCGGCGGGGGGCGCTCGGGCTCGTCGAGGCGTGGCGGGAGAGCCGGCACGGCCTGACCCCGTTTCCGCAGCTGCTCGCCACGGCCGGCCGGGAGTTGCGGCGGGGGCGCCGCCGGGAGCCGGCGCTGACCGGCCACGACTTCGACTTCCCGCGCCCCGCCTGGCTCTCCCCGCCCGATCCGGGCAGCCCGCTCGACCTGCCGGCGGGCGCGGCGGAGCTGTCCGCCGTACGGGCCGGCCAGATCCTCGGTATCGCCTACTGGGGCGACGCCGTCGACCGCGAGCACCGCAATCCCCACCGGCCGAGCGTCTACCCGCTGCTGTCGCAGCCGGTCGTGGAGTTCGCGCTCCGTACGTCGGTGCCGGCGCTCGTCGACCACACCGGGGACCGGCTGCCGCTGCGCCGGGCGGTACGCGGCCTGCTGCCCGGGTCCGCGACCGACGCGGCGGTGAAGGGCTCGTACGCCGGCATGTACCAGTTGGCGCTGCGGCACAACGCCGCGGTGGCCCGCGAGCTGATCATGGATGGCCGGTGCGCCGAGCAGGGGCTCGTCGAGCGGGAGGCGGCGCTGGCCGACCTGAGGGCGACCGGACGCGGCTTCGTCCGCGGCCCGAACTGGCCGCTCTACAACCTGCTCGCGGTCGAGTTGTGGTGCCGGGCCTGGCGGCCCTAG
- a CDS encoding lasso peptide biosynthesis protein: MGSGQLRHDDLELDGPLHLVECPVGPTPARKPPAPDPAGGSGPPRSAPGVHWAEYDGDLIALDLRTDRFVALGTHASAVVSATLGGARDPRDDPADRAILDGLTDRGLLTRAGPAAAPWAPARPARPGGVTTNTPRPLAGAARTAADARPSPPLLLAARSHLRACERELRQDGLSALLADRPATRPARPADLTTAARLVRAHLAVRRLWSRPLHPATAPAALARHAWRVGLPVRFVVGVQKHPFHPRAFVELHGTVLDDDPELAEALAPILVVGPDGEAA, encoded by the coding sequence GTGGGTAGCGGCCAACTCCGGCACGACGATCTCGAACTCGACGGCCCGCTGCATCTCGTCGAGTGCCCCGTCGGCCCGACACCCGCCCGAAAGCCCCCCGCTCCCGACCCCGCCGGCGGGTCCGGTCCGCCACGTTCCGCACCCGGCGTGCACTGGGCCGAATACGACGGCGACCTGATCGCGCTCGACCTGCGCACCGACCGCTTCGTCGCCCTCGGCACGCACGCGTCCGCCGTCGTCTCGGCCACGCTCGGCGGCGCCCGCGACCCGCGGGACGACCCGGCGGACCGGGCGATCCTGGACGGGCTCACCGACCGGGGTCTGCTCACCCGCGCCGGCCCGGCCGCCGCGCCGTGGGCACCCGCCCGCCCCGCCCGGCCCGGTGGCGTGACCACCAACACCCCCCGGCCACTGGCCGGCGCGGCACGGACCGCGGCCGACGCCCGGCCGAGCCCCCCACTGCTGCTCGCCGCCCGGTCACACCTGCGGGCGTGCGAGCGCGAGCTGCGCCAGGACGGCCTGTCGGCCCTGCTCGCCGACCGGCCGGCGACCCGTCCGGCGCGGCCCGCCGACCTGACAACAGCCGCCCGACTGGTCCGCGCCCACCTGGCCGTACGGCGGCTCTGGTCCCGGCCCCTGCACCCGGCGACGGCGCCCGCCGCGCTGGCCCGGCACGCCTGGCGGGTCGGGCTGCCGGTCCGGTTCGTCGTCGGCGTACAGAAGCATCCGTTCCACCCGCGGGCGTTCGTCGAGCTGCACGGCACGGTGCTCGACGACGATCCGGAACTGGCCGAGGCGCTGGCCCCGATCCTGGTGGTCGGACCGGACGGGGAGGCGGCGTGA
- a CDS encoding glucoamylase family protein has translation MRRLLVPLLAVTLVLTPGVAAGAADSGDRTLRTYAKDTWRSMVAMTDPGTGLVADNISGDLRTPSTYTSPTNIGGYMWSAVVARELGIISRNEARDRVSKTLDTLATLEHHDESGMFYNWYDPRDGSVVTVWPDDGNPVYPFMSSVDNGWLAAALRVVGGGALPELRGKADRVLSKMDFGFYFNPEAATPIGTRGLIRGGFWDAAPPGCSVPQAGVWFTCNHYDITVTEPRIATYLGIGSGQIPPTAYFDTMRTLPDNCDYAWQEMRPQGFTTSHLGREVYEGSYRYRGITFVPSWGGDMFEALMPDLFVPEAQWGPRSWGRNHPATVAAQIEHGLHDAGYGYWGFSPASNPAGGYAVYGVDAMGMDTDGYPSDAQATKYDAGFEGCRPAGPEPEYGDGVVTPHAAFLALPYAQRPVVDNLAKLRRDFDAYGPGGFYDAVNVGTGQVAKRYLSLDQAMIMGALGNHLARDVVKRAFVTPQFERRIRPLLAQETFNVPAGQRLPQLTGKAAS, from the coding sequence GTGAGACGCCTGCTCGTACCCCTGCTGGCCGTGACCCTGGTCCTGACCCCCGGCGTGGCCGCCGGGGCCGCCGACTCCGGCGACCGGACGCTGCGTACGTACGCGAAGGACACCTGGCGGTCGATGGTCGCGATGACCGACCCCGGCACCGGGCTGGTCGCCGACAACATCAGCGGCGACCTGCGTACGCCGTCGACGTACACCTCGCCGACGAACATCGGCGGCTACATGTGGTCGGCGGTGGTCGCCCGCGAGCTGGGCATCATCAGCCGGAACGAGGCCCGCGACCGGGTGTCGAAGACCCTGGACACGCTCGCCACCCTGGAGCACCACGACGAGTCCGGGATGTTCTACAACTGGTACGACCCGCGTGACGGCTCGGTGGTCACCGTCTGGCCGGACGACGGCAACCCGGTCTACCCGTTCATGTCGAGTGTGGACAACGGTTGGCTGGCGGCCGCCCTGCGGGTGGTCGGCGGCGGCGCCCTGCCGGAGCTGCGCGGCAAGGCCGACCGGGTGCTGTCGAAGATGGACTTCGGCTTCTACTTCAACCCTGAGGCGGCCACCCCGATCGGCACCCGCGGGCTGATCCGGGGCGGGTTCTGGGACGCCGCGCCGCCCGGCTGCTCGGTGCCGCAGGCCGGGGTCTGGTTCACCTGCAACCACTACGACATCACCGTGACCGAGCCGCGGATCGCCACCTACCTCGGCATCGGCAGCGGGCAGATCCCGCCGACGGCGTACTTCGACACGATGCGGACGCTGCCCGACAACTGCGACTACGCCTGGCAGGAGATGCGGCCGCAGGGCTTCACCACCAGCCACCTCGGCCGCGAGGTGTACGAGGGCTCGTACCGCTACCGGGGCATCACGTTCGTGCCGAGTTGGGGCGGTGACATGTTCGAGGCGCTGATGCCCGACCTGTTCGTACCCGAGGCGCAGTGGGGTCCGCGGTCGTGGGGCCGCAACCATCCGGCGACCGTCGCCGCGCAGATCGAGCACGGCCTGCACGACGCCGGGTACGGCTACTGGGGCTTCTCCCCGGCGTCGAACCCGGCCGGCGGCTACGCCGTCTACGGGGTCGACGCGATGGGCATGGACACCGACGGCTACCCGTCGGACGCGCAGGCCACGAAGTACGACGCCGGGTTCGAGGGCTGCCGCCCCGCCGGCCCGGAGCCGGAGTACGGCGACGGCGTGGTCACCCCGCACGCGGCGTTCCTGGCGCTGCCGTACGCGCAGCGGCCGGTGGTGGACAACCTGGCCAAGCTCCGCCGCGACTTCGACGCGTACGGTCCGGGCGGCTTCTACGACGCGGTCAACGTCGGCACCGGGCAGGTCGCGAAGCGGTACCTGTCCCTGGACCAGGCGATGATCATGGGGGCGCTCGGCAACCACCTGGCCCGCGACGTCGTCAAGCGCGCCTTCGTGACGCCGCAGTTCGAGCGCCGGATCCGGCCGCTGCTGGCCCAGGAGACGTTCAACGTCCCGGCCGGCCAGCGGCTGCCGCAGCTCACCGGGAAGGCCGCGTCGTGA
- a CDS encoding sulfite exporter TauE/SafE family protein, with the protein MRKLVILALVGLVAQLVDGALGMGYGLTSTSLLLVAGVTPAAASASVHLAEIGTNLASGVAHWRFGNVDWRVVSRIAIPGAVGAFAGATILSAISTKTAEPWMAGILFVLGAYLLIRFSRPLAARRPAGPLRGRFLGPLGLFAGFVDATGGGGWGPVATPALLVSGRMEPRKVIGSVDTAEFLVTVAASIGFLIGLGAGGFLLPMVLALLIGGLIAAPVAAYLVRIVPAQLLGAAVGGLIVLTNSRTLVDAAALPGAARPVVYALLAAGWLVAVVLSVRIVLRARRARLTAATAAARDDAPARPGDDGTPDTRPLEPANR; encoded by the coding sequence GTGCGCAAGCTGGTGATCCTCGCCCTCGTGGGGCTGGTCGCGCAACTCGTCGACGGCGCACTCGGCATGGGCTACGGCCTGACCTCGACGTCCCTGCTGCTGGTCGCCGGGGTAACCCCGGCCGCCGCCTCGGCGTCGGTGCACCTCGCCGAGATCGGCACCAACCTCGCCTCCGGCGTCGCCCACTGGCGGTTCGGCAACGTCGACTGGCGGGTGGTGTCCCGGATCGCGATCCCCGGCGCGGTCGGCGCCTTCGCCGGCGCCACGATCCTCAGCGCGATCTCCACCAAGACGGCCGAGCCGTGGATGGCCGGCATCCTCTTCGTGCTCGGCGCCTACCTGCTGATCCGCTTCTCCCGGCCACTGGCGGCCCGCCGCCCGGCCGGACCGCTGCGCGGCCGGTTCCTCGGCCCGCTCGGCCTGTTCGCCGGCTTCGTCGACGCCACCGGCGGCGGTGGCTGGGGCCCGGTCGCGACCCCGGCCCTGCTGGTCTCCGGCCGGATGGAACCCCGCAAGGTGATCGGCTCGGTCGACACCGCCGAGTTCCTGGTCACGGTCGCCGCCAGCATCGGCTTCCTCATCGGCCTGGGCGCCGGCGGCTTCCTGCTCCCGATGGTCCTGGCGCTGCTGATCGGCGGGCTCATCGCCGCCCCGGTCGCCGCCTACCTGGTGCGGATCGTGCCGGCCCAACTGCTCGGCGCGGCCGTCGGCGGGCTCATCGTGCTGACCAACTCGCGCACCCTGGTCGACGCGGCCGCCCTGCCCGGGGCCGCCCGGCCGGTCGTCTACGCCCTGCTGGCCGCCGGCTGGCTGGTCGCGGTGGTGCTGTCCGTACGGATCGTGCTGCGGGCCCGCCGGGCACGACTGACGGCGGCCACCGCCGCCGCGCGGGACGACGCCCCGGCCCGGCCGGGGGACGACGGAACGCCGGACACCCGCCCGCTGGAGCCCGCCAACCGGTGA